One genomic segment of uncultured Desulfobacter sp. includes these proteins:
- a CDS encoding (2Fe-2S) ferredoxin domain-containing protein, which translates to MNKPAKHILVCSSFRPSGEPKGKCHRKGSGDFMAYIENEVIDRGLEEVLISSTCCLKQCDDGPVMVIYPDNIWYGHVENEEAIDTILDAMEDGEIAEDYVL; encoded by the coding sequence ATGAACAAGCCTGCAAAACACATCCTGGTATGCTCAAGTTTCCGTCCCAGTGGAGAACCCAAGGGCAAATGTCACAGAAAAGGGTCCGGGGATTTTATGGCCTATATTGAAAATGAAGTAATTGACAGAGGCCTTGAAGAGGTGCTGATCTCTTCCACCTGCTGCTTGAAACAGTGTGATGACGGCCCTGTGATGGTGATTTACCCGGATAATATCTGGTATGGGCACGTGGAGAACGAAGAAGCCATTGACACTATTTTAGATGCCATGGAAGACGGCGAAATTGCAGAGGACTACGTACTGTAA
- the nifB gene encoding nitrogenase cofactor biosynthesis protein NifB: MNLDNHPCFNKKSCKDFGRVHLPVAPACNIQCNFCNRKFDCVNESRPGVTSSILSPDQAMAYLAEVVAAKPNTSVVGIAGPGDPFANGDKTMETLTKVRAAYPEMLLCVATNGMNIHPYLDELKAVNTTHVSITINAVDPDIGAKIYSWVRDGKRSVGPAQGAALLLERQLAAVKGLKERNIMVKVNSILLPGINEDHMVDVAKKMGEMGVDIFNCMPYFPTKGANFENMAEPGKDLVKEIRKAAKVFVPQMTHCKRCRADAVGLLDDPLNQKLMDRLTYHATAPIPLSTAPKYCHETPGEDDDTYAFNASAPRPYVALATREGALINQHLGEATELHVYDLNQETPTLVETRTLPKPGGGDVRWQNLARTIKDCHTILVSGAGDTPKKILDTMGFTIHEVNGMIDLVLVALKKGESLNHLVVRAQTACGECRGTGTGCM, from the coding sequence ATGAACTTAGATAACCACCCCTGTTTTAATAAAAAATCCTGCAAGGATTTCGGTCGAGTCCACCTTCCGGTTGCGCCGGCCTGTAATATCCAGTGCAATTTTTGCAACAGAAAGTTCGACTGTGTCAATGAAAGCCGCCCCGGGGTCACCTCGTCCATTCTGAGCCCGGACCAGGCCATGGCCTACCTGGCCGAAGTAGTGGCGGCCAAACCCAACACATCCGTGGTGGGCATTGCAGGTCCGGGCGATCCCTTTGCCAATGGCGATAAAACCATGGAAACCCTGACCAAGGTGCGCGCCGCCTACCCGGAAATGCTGTTGTGCGTGGCCACCAACGGCATGAACATCCATCCCTACCTGGATGAACTCAAAGCCGTTAATACCACCCATGTGAGCATCACCATTAATGCGGTGGACCCTGACATCGGCGCAAAGATTTATTCCTGGGTCCGGGACGGCAAACGCTCCGTGGGCCCGGCCCAGGGTGCAGCCCTGCTTTTAGAACGCCAGCTTGCCGCCGTCAAAGGCCTTAAAGAACGCAATATCATGGTCAAGGTCAATTCCATTCTGTTGCCCGGCATCAATGAAGACCATATGGTAGACGTGGCCAAAAAAATGGGTGAGATGGGTGTGGATATCTTCAACTGCATGCCCTATTTCCCCACCAAGGGCGCAAATTTTGAGAACATGGCAGAGCCGGGCAAAGATTTGGTCAAGGAAATCAGAAAGGCGGCCAAGGTCTTTGTCCCCCAGATGACCCATTGTAAACGCTGCCGGGCCGATGCCGTGGGCCTGCTCGATGATCCCTTGAATCAGAAGCTCATGGATCGACTGACATACCACGCCACGGCTCCCATTCCGTTATCCACTGCGCCCAAGTATTGCCATGAAACGCCTGGTGAAGATGACGATACGTATGCGTTTAATGCTTCTGCCCCAAGACCCTATGTGGCCCTGGCCACCCGGGAAGGCGCGTTGATCAATCAGCACTTAGGTGAGGCCACGGAATTACACGTTTATGACTTGAACCAGGAAACCCCGACACTTGTGGAAACGAGAACCTTGCCTAAACCCGGCGGCGGGGATGTCAGATGGCAGAATCTTGCCCGGACCATTAAAGATTGCCACACCATTCTTGTGTCCGGTGCCGGGGATACCCCTAAAAAAATTCTGGACACCATGGGATTTACCATCCATGAGGTCAACGGCATGATTGATCTTGTGCTCGTGGCGCTTAAAAAAGGAGAATCATTAAACCATCTGGTTGTCCGGGCGCAGACCGCCTGCGGGGAGTGCAGGGGCACAGGCACCGGTTGTATGTAA